In a genomic window of Ranitomeya imitator isolate aRanImi1 chromosome 5, aRanImi1.pri, whole genome shotgun sequence:
- the LOC138680573 gene encoding uncharacterized protein, translating to MNNAQCAVVFAALLVEEARRQDEARMQERRSKRKRRMWTREWLQKRSDLSHMQLVRELQDTNPHDFRNYLRMSEESFKHLLERITPLIQRKDTVMRAAIPADERLAVTLRFLATGRSLQDLHFSSAISRTLLSVLIPETCDAIFHSLRSYMQFPNTEEEWKKIASDFEQLWQFPNCGGALDGKHVRITQPPNSGSYFFNYKGYFSIILMALVNANYEFINVDVGMNGRVSDGGVLEHTLFGERLNNYDLHLPPNSETRGNLNFVFVGDEAFPLHPNLIKPFPQKKLTEERRIFNYRLSRARRVVENAFGIMANRFRVFHTPINMKLESIDSVVLACCVLHNFLRRRNALAYSPPGFMDSVGLLNGEVQLGEWRANEPAIAGLQPLLPGRNTHDAKTCRDNYCQYFNGPGAVTWQHQNL from the coding sequence atgaacaatgcgcagtgtgctgttgtgtttgctgcattgctggttgaggaagctcggcgtcaagatgaggcccggatgcaagagaggcgttctaaacgaaagcgtcgcatgtggaccagagaatggctgcagaagaggtctgatttgtcccacatgcaacttgtaagagagcttcaggataccaatcctcatgatttccgcaactatctgcggatgtctgaggaatccttcaaacatttactggaaagaattactccactgattcaacggaaggatacagtgatgcgtgctgccatcccggccgatgaaagattggcagtcacgctgcgattcctggccaccgggcgctcgctgcaagacttgcatttttcttcagccatttcaaggaccctgctcagcgttctaattccagagacatgtgatgcgattttccacagtctacgtagctacatgcagtttcccaacacggaggaggaatggaaaaagattgcctccgattttgagcagctttggcagttcccaaactgtggtggggctttggacgggaaacatgtccggatcactcaaccaccgaacagcggatcctacttctttaattataagggctatttcagcatcatcctgatggcccttgttaacgcgaattatgaatttataaatgtagatgttggcatgaatggaagGGTTTCCGATGGTGGCGTTTTAGAGCACACACTCTTTGGAGAGCGTTTGAACAACTATGACCTTCACTTGCCTCCCAACTCCGAGACTAGAGGcaaccttaattttgtttttgtcggtgatgaggccttcccgctTCATCCCAATCTTATCAAACCGTTCCCCCAAAAAAAACTAACAGAGGAAAGAAGAATTTTCAATTACCGTTTGTCAAGGGCACGTCGGGTTGTAGAAAATGCCTTTGGTATCATGGCCAATCGCTTCAGAGTTTTCCACACGCCTATTAACATGAAGCTTGAATCGATAGACTCTGTTGTTTTGGCTTGTTGTGTGCTTCACAACTTCCTTCGCCGTCGCAATGCTTTGGCGTATAGTCCTCCTGGATTCATGGACTCTGTGGGCCTATTAAATGGGGAAGTGCAGCTCGGTGAATGGCGCGCAAATGAACCCGCAATTGCAGGCCTTCAACCATTGTTACCTGGCAGAAACACCCACGATGCGAAGACCTGCCGAGACAACTACTGCCAATATTTTAACGGTCCTGGTGCTGTTACTTGGCAGCATCAGAACTTATAG